Genomic window (Mycolicibacterium smegmatis):
TCACGGTGTAGCCCGCGATCATCACACCCGTGAGCGTCGCGGCGCCGAGCGCGGGCAGATCCTTACGCGTGGGCCGTCCGCCGACGAACACCAGCGCGATCAGCCCGGCCGAGATCGTCAGCACCCCGGCCAGTTCGGTGACCGGCATCTCATGTCCCAGCACCACGAGCGCGACCACTGCGACCAGCCACGGCGACGTGCCGCGTGCCAGCGGGTACATCTGACTGAACTCGCCGAGTTGGTAACTCGCGAGCAGCAGCAGGTTGTAGAACACGTGCACGGTGGCCGACGCGATGATGTACGGCCACGCCGCGGCAGGCGGCAGCCCGCCCAGCGCGATGAGCGCCGCGCCGCCGATCGCGTCGACCACACCGATCAGCGCGAAACCGACCACCCGGTCGGAGACGGCGTGCGCCAACGAATTCCAGATCGCATGCAGCAATGCTGCGAACAGCACAGCGAGCATGACGGAAACAGACAGGCCCTCAACCTAACTGGCCGGCGCTGCCGACGCGCGGCGGGGGTGCCGGAGTGTGACGAACGCATCGTCGAGGCTGTAGTTGTCGCGCAGAAATGCGAGTGGGGTGCTCGGTAACTACAGCCTCGCGTGATCTGCCCCGGCCTAACGCACCTGCGAGCGTCCCCGCTCGATCACCGAGGCGCGGCTGGCCGCGATGTCGTCACCGCTCGTCGAGCGCATCCACTGCCGCGCTGCCTCGGCCTCGGCCCACAGCGCCCCACCTGTCTGCAGTGCGTCGATGCGGTGATAGGAATCCAGCAGTGCGCGCACGGCCTTCTGGTTGTTGCCGACGATCGACGCGGCAACACGGCGCGCGGCGGTCAGCAGGTCGTCGTGGGCCACGACCTCGGTGACCAGACCGGCACGCAGCGCATCCTGTGCCGACAGGTAGTCGCCGGTCAGGCTCATGCGCCGGGCCAGACCCACTCCGACCTTCTGGGGCAACCGCACCGACAGCCCCCACGTCGGCATCAGGCCCACGCGCGCGTGGGTGTCGGCGAACTTCGCGTTCTCCGACGCGATGAGGATGTCGCAGTACAGCGCCAGCTCCAGGCCGCCGGTGACGGCCGCGCCGTTGATGGCCCCGATGACAGGTTTGGTCATGTCCGGCCACTTGGGGGAGATGTCGGGCAACTCGGTGGTGTCGCCGAGTTCTTTGAGATCCAGACCCGCGCAGAACACGGGGTCGGCGCCGGTGACGATCACGACGTCGACATCGTCGTCGTTCTGGGCATCGCTCAGCGCGCGGAAGAAAGTGGACCGCAGCTCCGCCGACAGCGCGTTGCGCGACTGCGGCCGGTTGAGCGTCAGCGTCCGCACGCGGTCGGTGGTGTCGACGAGGAGAACGGGGGAGTCAGCCATGCCGCTCACCGTAACCGGCGAACCCAACGCGCCTATCGTGGGTTCCATGTGCCGGAACATCACCGAACTGCGGGGCCTGGAGCCCGCCGCCACCGCAGAGGAAATCGAGGCCGCGGCACGTCAGTACGTGCGCAAGGTCAGCGGTATCACGCGCCCGACCGGTGACAACGTCGACGTGTTCGAAAGCGCGGTGGCCGAGGTCACCGCGACCACGACGCGGCTACTCGCGGGACTCGCGCCACGTCGTCAGCCACCGAAAACCGTTCCGCCGCTGCGTCGTCCCGAGGTTCGCGCGCGGATGGCCGCACGGTGAGCGCAACCACGGTGCACCGGACCGCGCTCAAGGAGTGGAGCGCGGCCATCCACGCGATGCTCGACGGCCGCCAGACCGTGTTGCTGCGCAAGGGCGGCATCCACGAGAAGCGGTTCGAGGTGGCCGCGGGTGACTTCCTGCTGTTCCCGACGGTCGCGCACAGCCATGCCGAACGTGTGCGTTCCGAGCACCGCGACCTGGTGGACGCCGCGGCGACCGACAGCACCGAGGACACACTGACCATCCGCGCGGCGGCCGAGGTGGTGGCGGCCGTGCCCGTCGAGCGGCCCGAGGCGATCGACGAGATCGTCGACCTGCACATCTGGACCGCCGAATCGGTGCGCGCCGACCGGTTGGACTTCCGCCCCAAACATCGGCTGACCGTGCTGGTGGTGCAGGTCAGCCCGCTGGCCGAGCCGGTGACGTTGGTGCGCACGCCCGACTACGGAGGCTGCAAGAGCTGGGTCGACCTGCCGGTGCGGGCCGAGACCGCGGCACCTGTGCACGACGCCGGGTACCTGCGTGACATCGCGGCGCGGGTGCGGCGTTCCGTGTCCTGAAACGGGCTTGACGCGGGAGTTCTCAGGTGCGCAGGCCCAGCGGCGGTGTCGGGCCGGCGGGCAGGATCAGCCGCGAGACGCCGCCGTCGCCGTGGTGCACCGAGTGTCGCGCCTGTTTGAGGCGCGAGCCCGACAGCTGAGGTTCACCGGTGCCCAGGTTGCGCGCGAACCGCGGGTGCGAACCGCCTGCCACCAGCAGTCGGATCCTTGTGCCTGCCGCGAAACGGTGTGCCACGGCGTCGAGTTCGAGCCGCACGGTCTCGGGTGTTCCGACCTGACCGGTGCGCCGGCGGAACGCGTCGGTGACGTTGCGGGACCGCCCCTTGGCGTCGACCTCGCTGATCCGGACGAACACGTCGTTGTGCGGGTTGTCGCAGCTGTGCACGAGTTCGACGAACGGATTGCCCACCACGTAGAGATCGGCGGGCAGGGGATCGCTCGTGAAGGTCACTACGTCGTCGCGCGCGGCGAGCTCGGAGTCGTCGCGGTAGCCGCCGTCCCGGGACAGCAGGCGCCCACCGATCGTGGGCGTGGGCCGCGCCGGGTGGTAGGTGAACGACGACGACGGCGTCGCCGTCGGCGACGGAGCGCTGTCGGTGAGCCGCCCGGCGGGCTGCGGGAACAGTTCGCGGTCGCGGCGCGTGGGCCAGTCGGCCGGCGGCCACTCGGGCAGGTCGATCCAGCCGTGGTGGTTGACGAAGATCCGGACATGATCGCGGGAATGGCTGCCGGATGCGCCCGCGAGGTGCGTGCCCAGCCAATCGAGGGACTCGCCGATCACCGTCGAGGCACCCTTGGTCATCATCTGCGTGTGGGTCCACGGCCCGACCGTCATGGCGACGGGCACGCCGCGCCGGTGCAGTTGCGTGTACTGCTCGAGCGTCTGGTCGAGGAACAGGTCCTGCCAGCCGCTGAGCAGCAGAATGGGCACCTCGACGCGTTCGAGGGCCTGGTCGAACCGCAGCCTTTCCCAGAACGGGTCGTCGCGATCGGGATGCTCGAGCCACGACTCGAACCAGGGTGCGCCCGCGCCGAGCAGTCGACGGCCGGACGGACCGACGGGGACCCCGGCGGCGGCCTTGGCGACCTCGGCAGGCGAGCGCAACTGGCGGACCAGCGCCCGCACCACACCGGGTTCTTCCTGACGGGCCACCATCGCGCTCCACCCGAGGAAATCGTTCAAGGTGAAGGATCCGGTGCCCCAAGCCGATTGGCTGAAGTCGTGCGGGCCGACGGTGATGACGGCGGCCTTCATCTCGGGTGGGGGATCCGCGAGCAGCGCCCACTGGGTGAAACCGAGGTAGGACAGGCCCACCGTGGCGAACGATCCGGTGAACCACGGTTGGGTGCGCAACCATGCGACGGTGTCGGCGCCGTCGTCCATCTCGTGGACCATCGGGGTGAACTCGCCGCCCGAGCCGAACGTGCCGCGCACGCTCTGCAGCACCACGTGGTAGCCGCGGGCGGCGTACACCTCGGCGAAGATCGCCGAGAACGGGAACCGGCGTCCGTACGGACCGCGCACCAGCAGTGTGCCCGCCGGGCGCGTCGTGAGCGGCTCGTAGTGGTCGGCGACCAGTTCGACACCGTCACGCATCGGCACGCGAAGTCCGTGGTGCACCGTGAAGTCGGTGCTGTGCGGTGGCAGGCCGAGCAGCTTCGCTGCGAACTTGCCGGTGTAACGGCGGATTCCAGGCACGGCACCGAGGGTACTGACAGCTGTCAGTACTTGTGATCAGAACTTGTAGTACGGCGCCAGCTCGTGGGCCCGCTGCAGGTTGGTCTGCAGGCAGTCCGGCTTGTCCGGGGAGTGGATCGGCGAGTAGAACAGCGACTGCTGGATCACGCCGTAGCTGGTGTCGAACGCGATCATGCAGGTCGTCCACCACCGGTCGTTCCAGTCGGTGGGCTTCATGACCCAGTACTGCGCTGCGCGGTGGCCGTCGACGTCGAGCTCGAGCGCGTCGGCCGGGATGGTCTGCTCGTAGGTGCGCCACACGAACGCCTCGACCGCCATCTGATAGTTGCCCGCGTCGTAATGACACCGCAGGCCGTCCTCGGGCATCGGCGGTGTCCACGCCAGGCCGATGCGCTCGATGACGTCGATGGGGATGTCGTTGCACGGATCGAACGGCTTGGGATCGGTGGTCTCGATCACCGGCCACTTGATCGTGGTCGACACGTTGGTCATCGGCAGGTCGGTGGCGTCCAGCCGCGGCGCGGCCGAACCCGTGCCGGCGACCGGATCGGTCTGCCACACCAGGATCACCGCCGCGACCAGCGCACACAGAGCCGACAGCAGGCGCACCCTGGCGGCCATTCACACCCCCTCGTAGTCGAGCGATTCGTTCCCCGGCTTGCGGGGAGTGTAGCGGTCCGCCACAGCAGACTCGACCATAAACGAGAACACGTTCTAGTTGCCAGCGTCCTGCCAGGTTTCCCGCCGCGCGCGCCCGGTTAGGCTGGACGGTTGTGGTGACTGACCATGATTCGAGGGATCGACAGCCGGTTCTCTGGGCGATCAGCGATCTGCACACCGGTCACACCGGCAACAAGCCGGTCACCGAGTCGCTGTACCCCGCGACGCCCGACGACTGGCTGATCGTCGCGGGCGACGTCGGCGAGCGCACCGACGAGATCCGATGGGCGCTCGACCTGCTGCGGAAGCGGTTCGCGAAGGTCATCTGGGTGCCGGGCAACCACGAACTGTGGACCACCAACAAGGACCCCATGCAGATCTTCGGCCGGGCCCGCTACGACTACCTGGTCGACATGTGCGATCAGATGGGCGTCGTCACGCCGGAGCACCCGTTCCCGGTGTGGACCGAGCAGGGCGGGCCGGCGACCATCGTGCCGATGTTCCTGCTGTACGACTACTCGTTCCTGCCCGAGGGCGCGTCGTCCAAGGCCGAGGGCCTCGCGATCGCCAAGGAACGCAACATCGTGGGCACCGACGAGTTCCTGCTGTCGTGCGAGCCGTACGCGACGCGCGACGCGTGGTGTCGCGACCGGGTGGCGCGCACCCGCAAGCGGCTCGAGGACCTCGACTGGATGACGCCGACGGTTCTGGTCAACCACTTCCCGATGGTCCGCGAACCCTGCGACGCGATGTTCTATCCGGAGTTCTCGCTGTGGTGCGGCACCACGGCCACCGCGGACTGGCACACGCGCTACAACGCGGTCTGCTCGGTCTACGGCCACCTGCACATCCCGCGCACCACGTGGTACGACGATGTCCGCTTCGAGGAGGTGTCGGTCGGCTATCCGCGGGAGTGGCGCCGCCGTAAGCCGTACCGCTGGCTGCGTCAGATCCTGCCCGACCCCAAGTACGCGCCTGGATACCTCAACGAGTTCGGCGGGCACTTCGAGATCACCCCGGAGATGCGGGCCAACGCACAACAGATGCAGGAGCGCATCAAATCCAGGCGAGGACTATGACGGACAGCCTGCTTTCCCTGGTTCTGCCGGACCGTGTCGCCTCGGCCGAGGTGTACGACGACCCGCCCGGCCTTTCGCCGCTGCCCGAAGAGGAGCCGTTGATCGCGCGGTCGGTGGCCAAGCGGCGCAACGAGTTCGTCACGGTGCGCTACTGCGCGCGTCAGGCCCTGGGCGAGCTCGGTGTCGGCCCGGTGCCGATCCTCAAGGGCGACAAGGGCGAGCCGTGCTGGCCCGATGGTGTGGTCGGAAGTCTGACCCACTGCCAGGGCTTCCGCGGCGCGGTGGTGGGACGCTCGACCGACGTGCGTTCGGTGGGCATCGACGCCGAACCGCACGATGTACTGCCCAACGGCGTCCTCGACGCGATCACGCTTCCCATCGAGCGCGCCGAGCTGCGCGGGTTGCCCGGTGACCTGCACTGGGATCGAATCCTGTTCTGTGCCAAGGAGGCGACGTACAAGGCGTGGTACCCGCTGACGCACCGGTGGCTGGGGTTCGAGGACGCCCACATCACGTTCGAGGTCGACGGCTCGGGAACCGCGGGATCGTTCCGATCCAGGATCCTCATCGACCCCGTGGCCGAACACGGGCCACCGCTCACCGCGCTCGACGGGCGATGGTCGGTGCGTGACGGGCTGGCCGTGACGGCGATCGTCCTGTGAGCGGTCAGGCGAGGAGCGGTGCAGAGCCCGGCCTGGTGATCGTCGACAAGCCTGCGGGGATGACGAGTCACGACGTCGTGGGGCGGTGCCGTCGGTTGTTCGGCACGCGCAAGGTAGGGCATGCGGGCACGCTCGATCCCATGGCGACCGGCGTGCTGGTGATCGGCATCGAACGCGCCACCAAGATCCTCGGACTGCTCACCGCGACCGACAAGTCGTACGCCGCGACCATCCGGCTGGGCCGCACGACCACCACCGAGGACGCCGAAGGTGAAGTGGTCGCCGATGTTCCGGCGCGCCACGTCACCGACGAGCAGATCCGCGCCGCCGTGGCCGACCTGAGCGGCGACATCGAGCAGGTGCCGTCGGCGGTCAGCGCCATCAAGGTGGGCGGACAACGCGCCTACAAGCTCGCGCGCGAGGGGCAGAGCGTCGAACTAGCCGCCAGGCCCGTGCGCATCGACCGGTTCGACGTGCTCGACATCCGGCGCCCGGACGATTTCCCCGACTTCGTCGACGTCGACGTCGAGGTGGACTGCTCGTCGGGCACCTACATCCGGGCGCTGGCCCGCGACGTCGGTGCGGCGCTCGGCGTGGGCGGGCACCTCACGGCGCTGCGCCGTACGCGCGTCGGCCGGTACGGCCTCGACGAGGCCCATACGCTCGACGAACTCGCCGAGCACCCGCAATTGAGCTACAGCCTGGACACCGCATGTCTGGTCGGCTTCCCGCGCCGGGACCTGAGTGCCGAGGAGACCGAGGACACCAGGCACGGCAGGCCGCTGCGGCCCGCAGGTATCGACGGCGTGTACGCCGCGACGGCACCCGACGGTCGTGTCATCGCACTGCTGCAGGACGGCGCCGGCCGCACCAGGAACGTCGTCGTATTGCGGCCGGCCACCCTGTAGCCCCACCCTGTAGCCCCACCCTGTAGCCGGGGTCAGATCTGGCTGTGGCGCGGCGGTTTCGTGCCCGACAGCGTGTAGCGGCCGATGTGGCGCAGTTTCCACCGGGTCGAATCATGCAGCGTGTGCGTGCGTGCGTCGCGCCAGTAACGGCTGAGATTGCCGCTCGCCGAGGCGCTTCGGGTGCCACCGAGTTCGAACAGCGCGCTCGACGCGTCCAGTGACGCCCGCACCGCGGCCACCTTGGCGACGGCCACCGCGATGGACGCCGTCGCGGCGGTCTCGTCGGTGAGGTCGGCTCGGGCCGCATCGACCTGGCGGGCCGCCTCGGCGAGCAGCGCCTGCGCGCTGCGCACCGTCACGGCCAGTTCGCCTGCGGCCTGCACGACCGTCGGGTCGTCGGCGACACTTGCCACCTTCGATTCGAAATGCGGCCGGGCCCTTGCCGCCTGGCGCACCCCCTCGTCGAGTGCCGCCGTCGCGATGCCGACGTCGATCGCGGTATGCAGCAACTGCGCGCGCGACCCGTACACCGTCGGTTCGGCGAAGATCGCGGTGAACGGCACGACGTGCGCGGCGGGCACCTGCACGTTGTCGAGCGTGACCGTGCCGGACGCCGTGGTCCGCTGACCCATGCCGTCCCAGTCGTCGACGATGGTGACCCCAGCGGCATCGCGCGGCACGAACGCCACGGCCTTCGGGGTCGACGCCGTCGGCACCGTCACCGACCCGTCGGACAACGACGCACGCACCAGGATCCAGTCGGCGAACAGCGCCCCGGTCGAGTAGAACTTGCGCCCGCTCAACACATATCCGTCACCGGCAGGCCGCAGCGTCGTGGTGTCCACATCGGTCGGGTGCGGGCCCCGTTCGGCCTGCGCGTTGGCGAACAGCGCGCCGTCGAGCACCAGGCCGTAGAAGAACGCACGCTGGGATTCGGTGCCCTGCAGCCGCAGCGCCTCGAGAAACGTGAAGTGCGAGTGCGGGATCTGGCCGATCGACGAGTCGCCGTGACTGAGCAGCCGGATCACCTCGGCGAGCACCGTCGAGGGCATGTCGATGCCGCCGTGGGCGACCGGCACGGTGATCGCGAGCAGACCGGATTCCTTGAGCGCGCGGATCTCGTCGTGCGGCAGACGCCGATCGGCGTCGCGGGCACCCGCGCCCTCGGCGAACACCGCCGACAACCGCGCCGCCTCGATCAGCGCGTCCTTGGCCGAACCGATCCGTGTGGCCGAAGTGGCCGTCATGATGTGCCCCCCGATCAGCGCGCAGCGCCGACGAACGGAATCGAGGCAGGCGCGCAGTCGAGCGCACCGGCGTCGAACAGGCCGCGCTTGCGCAGGATCGGAACAACGCCCTCGCCGAACCAGAACAGCTCCTCGAGGTGCGGGTAACCCGAGAAGATGAACTCGTCGATACCGATCTCAGCGTACTCGGCGATCCGGTCGGCGACCTCGGTGTGGCTGCCCACCAGCGCGGTGCCCGCACCGCCGCGCACCAGGCCGACACCGGCCCACAGGTTCGGTGCGATCTCCAGACTCCGTGCGTCGCTCCACGTTCCGTTGAGACGGTTGGCCTCGTGCAGCGCCAGCATGCGGCGCTGGCCCTCGGACTGGCTGCGGGCCAGGCCTTCCTGGGCCTTGCGCACGGTCTCCTCGTCGAGCGCGGCGACCAGCTTGTCGGCCTGCGCCCACGCCTCTTCGGAGGTGTCACGGGAGATGGTGTGCAACCGGATGCCGAAGCGCAGCTTGCGGCCCTGCTCCTCACCGAGTTTGCGGATCCACTCGATCTTCTCGCGCACGGCCTCCGGCGGTTCGCCCCAGGTGAGGTACACGTCGGAATGCCGCGCGGCGACCGGGCCCGCCGCGGCCGAGCTGCCGCCGAAGTACAACGGCGGCACCGGATTCGGGGGCGCGGCGAGCGACGCCTCCTCGACGTCGATGTACTTGCCGCGGTGGGTCACGGTCTCACCGGCCCACAACCGGCGCACGACGTCGAGGAATTCGTCGCAGCGCGCGTAGCGCTCCTCCTTGTCGAGGTGATCACCGAACGCGCGCTGCTCGTGGGCCTCGCCGCCGACGACGACGTTGAGCAGGATCCGGCCCGGCGCGTGCTTGGCGAACGTCGCGGCCATCTGCGCCGACAGCGTCGGGCTCACCAGGCCGGGACGGAAGGCCACGAGGAACGCCAGCGACGTGGTCTCGCGCGCCAGCAGCGCGGCGGTGACGAAGGCGTCCTCACACCAGGCGCCCGTGGGGATCAGTGCACCGGTGAAACCGAATCGCTCGGCCGCCCGGACGATCGACGCGAGGTAGTCGATGCTGGCCTCGCGATCGCCGCCGGCGGCGCCGAGGGGTGTGCCGTGGCCACCCCCGACGATGAGCCGGCTGTCGCCGTAGGTGGGCAGGAACCAGTGCAATGAGACAGTCACAAAGAAGTCATTGTGGTTCGGCGCCGCGTCTTACGCACTGGTAAAAATCGCCGTGATTCGAACGTCAGCTCGCGCCGACGACCCAGATGGCCTCGGCCGCGGGACTGCCCAGGTCGACCGTGGCCTCGGGATCACCCTCGGGCACGGCCGGGTCCTCGATGGCCACCGAGATGGTGCCCGCGAAATCACGGCGGGCCACCACCCGCAGGCGCGAATCGAGGCTGATGCCGACGCTGTCGAAGTAGCGCAGCATCTCCGGATCGGCGTCGGAGATGCGGGCCACCGTGCCGGCGTCGCCGTCCTGGCACACCGACAGCTGCCGGGCCGGCGGCGTGGGGACCTGACCGTCGGCGGCCGGGATCGGATCGCCGTGCGGGTCACGCGTGGGGTGGCCGAGCTTGGCGTCGATGCGGTCGAGCATGCGGTCGGACACCGCGTGCTCGAGGATCTCGGCCTCGTCGTGGACCTCGTCCCAGCCGTAGCCGAGTTCCTGCACCAGGAACGTCTCCATCAGCCGGTGCCGGCGGACCATTGCGAGCGCGGCGCGCCTGCCGGCGTCGGTCA
Coding sequences:
- a CDS encoding SfnB family sulfur acquisition oxidoreductase, which encodes MTATSATRIGSAKDALIEAARLSAVFAEGAGARDADRRLPHDEIRALKESGLLAITVPVAHGGIDMPSTVLAEVIRLLSHGDSSIGQIPHSHFTFLEALRLQGTESQRAFFYGLVLDGALFANAQAERGPHPTDVDTTTLRPAGDGYVLSGRKFYSTGALFADWILVRASLSDGSVTVPTASTPKAVAFVPRDAAGVTIVDDWDGMGQRTTASGTVTLDNVQVPAAHVVPFTAIFAEPTVYGSRAQLLHTAIDVGIATAALDEGVRQAARARPHFESKVASVADDPTVVQAAGELAVTVRSAQALLAEAARQVDAARADLTDETAATASIAVAVAKVAAVRASLDASSALFELGGTRSASASGNLSRYWRDARTHTLHDSTRWKLRHIGRYTLSGTKPPRHSQI
- a CDS encoding DUF3558 domain-containing protein, producing the protein MAARVRLLSALCALVAAVILVWQTDPVAGTGSAAPRLDATDLPMTNVSTTIKWPVIETTDPKPFDPCNDIPIDVIERIGLAWTPPMPEDGLRCHYDAGNYQMAVEAFVWRTYEQTIPADALELDVDGHRAAQYWVMKPTDWNDRWWTTCMIAFDTSYGVIQQSLFYSPIHSPDKPDCLQTNLQRAHELAPYYKF
- a CDS encoding LLM class flavin-dependent oxidoreductase; translation: MTVSLHWFLPTYGDSRLIVGGGHGTPLGAAGGDREASIDYLASIVRAAERFGFTGALIPTGAWCEDAFVTAALLARETTSLAFLVAFRPGLVSPTLSAQMAATFAKHAPGRILLNVVVGGEAHEQRAFGDHLDKEERYARCDEFLDVVRRLWAGETVTHRGKYIDVEEASLAAPPNPVPPLYFGGSSAAAGPVAARHSDVYLTWGEPPEAVREKIEWIRKLGEEQGRKLRFGIRLHTISRDTSEEAWAQADKLVAALDEETVRKAQEGLARSQSEGQRRMLALHEANRLNGTWSDARSLEIAPNLWAGVGLVRGGAGTALVGSHTEVADRIAEYAEIGIDEFIFSGYPHLEELFWFGEGVVPILRKRGLFDAGALDCAPASIPFVGAAR
- the truB gene encoding tRNA pseudouridine(55) synthase TruB, which translates into the protein MTSHDVVGRCRRLFGTRKVGHAGTLDPMATGVLVIGIERATKILGLLTATDKSYAATIRLGRTTTTEDAEGEVVADVPARHVTDEQIRAAVADLSGDIEQVPSAVSAIKVGGQRAYKLAREGQSVELAARPVRIDRFDVLDIRRPDDFPDFVDVDVEVDCSSGTYIRALARDVGAALGVGGHLTALRRTRVGRYGLDEAHTLDELAEHPQLSYSLDTACLVGFPRRDLSAEETEDTRHGRPLRPAGIDGVYAATAPDGRVIALLQDGAGRTRNVVVLRPATL
- a CDS encoding DUF1802 family protein, producing MLDGRQTVLLRKGGIHEKRFEVAAGDFLLFPTVAHSHAERVRSEHRDLVDAAATDSTEDTLTIRAAAEVVAAVPVERPEAIDEIVDLHIWTAESVRADRLDFRPKHRLTVLVVQVSPLAEPVTLVRTPDYGGCKSWVDLPVRAETAAPVHDAGYLRDIAARVRRSVS
- a CDS encoding enoyl-CoA hydratase, giving the protein MADSPVLLVDTTDRVRTLTLNRPQSRNALSAELRSTFFRALSDAQNDDDVDVVIVTGADPVFCAGLDLKELGDTTELPDISPKWPDMTKPVIGAINGAAVTGGLELALYCDILIASENAKFADTHARVGLMPTWGLSVRLPQKVGVGLARRMSLTGDYLSAQDALRAGLVTEVVAHDDLLTAARRVAASIVGNNQKAVRALLDSYHRIDALQTGGALWAEAEAARQWMRSTSGDDIAASRASVIERGRSQVR
- a CDS encoding metallophosphoesterase family protein; its protein translation is MVTDHDSRDRQPVLWAISDLHTGHTGNKPVTESLYPATPDDWLIVAGDVGERTDEIRWALDLLRKRFAKVIWVPGNHELWTTNKDPMQIFGRARYDYLVDMCDQMGVVTPEHPFPVWTEQGGPATIVPMFLLYDYSFLPEGASSKAEGLAIAKERNIVGTDEFLLSCEPYATRDAWCRDRVARTRKRLEDLDWMTPTVLVNHFPMVREPCDAMFYPEFSLWCGTTATADWHTRYNAVCSVYGHLHIPRTTWYDDVRFEEVSVGYPREWRRRKPYRWLRQILPDPKYAPGYLNEFGGHFEITPEMRANAQQMQERIKSRRGL
- the mntR gene encoding manganese-binding transcriptional regulator MntR, with translation MSPDGDHRDLSSVAQDYLKVIWTAQEWSREKVSTKLLAERIGVSASTASESIRKLADQGLVHHEKYGAVTLTDAGRRAALAMVRRHRLMETFLVQELGYGWDEVHDEAEILEHAVSDRMLDRIDAKLGHPTRDPHGDPIPAADGQVPTPPARQLSVCQDGDAGTVARISDADPEMLRYFDSVGISLDSRLRVVARRDFAGTISVAIEDPAVPEGDPEATVDLGSPAAEAIWVVGAS
- a CDS encoding DUF2277 domain-containing protein: MCRNITELRGLEPAATAEEIEAAARQYVRKVSGITRPTGDNVDVFESAVAEVTATTTRLLAGLAPRRQPPKTVPPLRRPEVRARMAAR
- a CDS encoding DMT family transporter, translating into MLAVLFAALLHAIWNSLAHAVSDRVVGFALIGVVDAIGGAALIALGGLPPAAAWPYIIASATVHVFYNLLLLASYQLGEFSQMYPLARGTSPWLVAVVALVVLGHEMPVTELAGVLTISAGLIALVFVGGRPTRKDLPALGAATLTGVMIAGYTVIDGVGVQQGPLLAYTGWMFLLQGPPLAIFAAIRRGPRLLGAVRECAVPGLAGGAISLAAYTIVLAAQRTGALAPIAALRETSIVFGALIGALFLGEKLGARRAIASAVVLAGVLLISLP
- the pptT gene encoding 4'-phosphopantetheinyl transferase PptT, which produces MTDSLLSLVLPDRVASAEVYDDPPGLSPLPEEEPLIARSVAKRRNEFVTVRYCARQALGELGVGPVPILKGDKGEPCWPDGVVGSLTHCQGFRGAVVGRSTDVRSVGIDAEPHDVLPNGVLDAITLPIERAELRGLPGDLHWDRILFCAKEATYKAWYPLTHRWLGFEDAHITFEVDGSGTAGSFRSRILIDPVAEHGPPLTALDGRWSVRDGLAVTAIVL
- a CDS encoding CocE/NonD family hydrolase → MTAVSTLGAVPGIRRYTGKFAAKLLGLPPHSTDFTVHHGLRVPMRDGVELVADHYEPLTTRPAGTLLVRGPYGRRFPFSAIFAEVYAARGYHVVLQSVRGTFGSGGEFTPMVHEMDDGADTVAWLRTQPWFTGSFATVGLSYLGFTQWALLADPPPEMKAAVITVGPHDFSQSAWGTGSFTLNDFLGWSAMVARQEEPGVVRALVRQLRSPAEVAKAAAGVPVGPSGRRLLGAGAPWFESWLEHPDRDDPFWERLRFDQALERVEVPILLLSGWQDLFLDQTLEQYTQLHRRGVPVAMTVGPWTHTQMMTKGASTVIGESLDWLGTHLAGASGSHSRDHVRIFVNHHGWIDLPEWPPADWPTRRDRELFPQPAGRLTDSAPSPTATPSSSFTYHPARPTPTIGGRLLSRDGGYRDDSELAARDDVVTFTSDPLPADLYVVGNPFVELVHSCDNPHNDVFVRISEVDAKGRSRNVTDAFRRRTGQVGTPETVRLELDAVAHRFAAGTRIRLLVAGGSHPRFARNLGTGEPQLSGSRLKQARHSVHHGDGGVSRLILPAGPTPPLGLRT